In Sulfolobales archaeon, one DNA window encodes the following:
- a CDS encoding NAD-binding protein: MRYVVVGSSHNTFFILKALREVDPVGVIYVVERSQEVSRVLASQFNLVPHSGNLLDPSTYEKIDAGKADVFIAATDSDALNIRLIELMKRSFGIPKVIGVVNNPANIDKYRESGADHIINPLAGLETMIKASISSDKWIKSQTSEFFGIDLYINRFVKNTVYGISISVLRDAVRRLNDVLVVVMSRDGEIIRDSSYELSEGDIVLVVAPMGLGEEAVRSIERTIDRLKILRTGVESGGTKL; this comes from the coding sequence TTGAGATATGTAGTGGTAGGATCCTCTCATAATACCTTTTTCATTTTGAAAGCTCTGAGAGAAGTAGATCCTGTGGGTGTAATATATGTTGTTGAAAGATCTCAGGAAGTCTCCAGAGTTCTAGCATCTCAATTCAATCTAGTGCCACACTCTGGAAATCTCCTAGATCCATCTACATATGAGAAGATAGATGCTGGCAAAGCAGATGTTTTTATAGCTGCAACAGATTCTGATGCTCTGAATATTAGACTTATAGAGCTTATGAAGAGATCCTTTGGTATTCCAAAGGTTATAGGTGTTGTGAACAATCCAGCTAACATAGATAAGTATAGAGAATCTGGAGCAGATCACATTATAAATCCTCTCGCAGGATTAGAAACAATGATCAAGGCATCTATAAGTAGCGATAAGTGGATTAAGTCTCAGACTTCAGAATTCTTCGGAATAGATCTATATATAAATAGATTTGTTAAAAACACAGTATACGGGATCTCGATCTCAGTATTAAGAGATGCTGTTAGAAGATTAAATGATGTGCTTGTAGTGGTTATGAGCAGAGATGGAGAGATCATAAGAGATTCATCTTATGAGCTTTCAGAAGGCGACATAGTATTAGTAGTAGCTCCAATGGGATTAGGTGAGGAGGCTGTGAGAAGTATTGAAAGAACTATAGATCGTCTGAAGATCCTTAGAACAGGTGTTGAGAGTGGAGGTACGAAGCTCTAG
- a CDS encoding glycosyltransferase — protein sequence VSLNDEDLAVINEVKNSTKEKKNYIVFGGRPDPLKGFLEGLKVFKEISKRYTDLKLVVTGYLGHKLKLRIEKLIKRIGLNDKVFLTGYIPRRERFKVVAEARLMLYPSHVDAYPYAVLESLYLGTPLVAYDIPALRFNYGNNPGVILVKEGDIEALINMTINMLESRYTEIQPPKSRSWKDIMREELNLVEKLIEK from the coding sequence TGTTTCGCTTAACGACGAGGACTTAGCAGTAATTAATGAGGTGAAAAACTCTACAAAGGAGAAGAAAAACTATATTGTATTTGGAGGAAGACCTGATCCTCTTAAAGGATTTTTAGAAGGATTAAAAGTTTTCAAGGAGATTTCCAAGAGATACACTGATCTAAAACTGGTTGTCACAGGATATTTAGGCCACAAGCTTAAACTCAGAATTGAGAAATTAATTAAAAGAATAGGTCTTAATGATAAAGTTTTCTTAACAGGGTATATTCCCAGGCGAGAGAGGTTTAAAGTAGTTGCCGAGGCCAGGTTAATGCTTTATCCAAGTCATGTCGATGCTTATCCTTACGCTGTATTGGAATCCCTCTACCTAGGTACACCTTTGGTCGCCTATGACATACCTGCTCTAAGATTTAACTACGGCAACAACCCAGGTGTTATATTGGTTAAAGAAGGGGATATAGAGGCGTTGATCAACATGACTATAAATATGCTTGAATCAAGATATACCGAGATACAACCACCTAAATCGAGATCTTGGAAGGATATAATGCGTGAAGAGTTAAACCTAGTCGAGAAATTGATAGAGAAGTAA
- a CDS encoding fumarylacetoacetate hydrolase family protein has product MKIAYFSPTPRENPRLGLYYMGRIVDLVESYRKLYRAEPPNWFYDIGDFLANERYGFRIVEEMISTYSASALKNEGIAYDPTEIVYHPITSKEQRVFCVALNYRSHAEETGTPPPERPYIFMKSRTALIGHRSPIIIPRISTAPDHEIELGVVIGRRGKYISRENALEYVAGYTIFNDVSFRDWQMRIQQRLGVDWLHGKNMDSSTPVGPYLVTRDEIENPYSLELILRVNGEIRQRGYTSDMIFTIEEIIENISQGIRLSPGDLIATGTPAGVGHARRVYLKEGDLVEAEIKGLGLLVNPVIREPSEV; this is encoded by the coding sequence ATGAAGATAGCATACTTCTCGCCTACACCTCGTGAAAATCCTAGGCTGGGCTTGTACTACATGGGCAGAATAGTAGACCTTGTAGAGAGTTATAGAAAACTCTATAGAGCAGAACCACCCAACTGGTTCTATGATATAGGAGATTTTCTAGCTAACGAGAGGTATGGTTTCAGAATAGTTGAGGAGATGATCTCGACATACTCAGCATCAGCTCTTAAGAATGAAGGTATAGCTTATGATCCCACGGAAATAGTATACCATCCAATAACATCAAAAGAGCAGAGAGTTTTTTGTGTTGCTTTAAACTATAGATCTCATGCTGAAGAGACTGGAACACCTCCTCCTGAGAGACCTTATATATTTATGAAGTCTAGAACAGCTTTGATAGGTCATAGAAGCCCTATAATTATACCTAGAATCTCAACAGCCCCTGACCACGAGATAGAACTCGGAGTTGTGATTGGTAGAAGAGGTAAGTATATCAGCAGGGAGAATGCTTTAGAGTATGTAGCAGGGTATACTATATTCAATGACGTGAGTTTTAGAGACTGGCAGATGAGAATCCAACAAAGACTAGGAGTAGACTGGCTTCATGGAAAGAACATGGATTCATCAACTCCAGTAGGCCCCTATCTAGTGACGAGAGATGAAATTGAAAACCCCTACTCCCTCGAATTGATCCTAAGAGTTAATGGAGAGATCAGACAGAGAGGATATACATCCGATATGATCTTCACCATCGAGGAGATTATAGAAAACATATCTCAAGGAATAAGACTAAGCCCAGGAGATCTCATCGCTACAGGAACTCCAGCAGGAGTAGGCCATGCGAGACGTGTGTATCTGAAAGAAGGAGATCTTGTTGAAGCCGAGATCAAAGGTTTAGGTCTTCTAGTAAATCCTGTTATTAGAGAACCTTCTGAGGTGTGA
- a CDS encoding mechanosensitive ion channel family protein: MQELSYLAVLHILIRALLAVQGISLILPSDVILGYLYRVIGASVVLLFAFLIGRYLGVLLERFLVRVEEDIRRRIIDIGRFLIYSIGILIAIAILSPEPFTFSALLILVGLGVVIALSDILRNWGSEFYIRVTKPFKVGDWIEIGGREGRVLKIDSLGVVIESISRERIHIPNTVIAREIVVNRTTPYGTIFNLYIEVPSDVDEVSALQYLTDIMNRVRPELADEPRISYKGVHDDKSVFEISIVLLNVRKIGDIYARIARDVEERWPRARVRM, encoded by the coding sequence ATGCAAGAGCTTTCATACCTAGCAGTTCTTCATATACTCATAAGAGCTTTACTCGCCGTACAAGGTATCTCTCTAATACTTCCAAGCGATGTAATCCTAGGATATCTCTACAGAGTTATAGGTGCTTCAGTAGTTCTACTATTCGCATTTCTAATAGGAAGATACCTGGGAGTTCTGTTAGAGAGATTTCTAGTGAGAGTTGAAGAGGATATTAGGAGAAGAATAATCGATATAGGAAGGTTCTTAATATACTCGATAGGTATTCTCATAGCCATAGCAATACTCTCTCCAGAACCTTTCACATTCTCAGCACTTCTAATACTAGTAGGCTTAGGAGTAGTTATAGCTCTAAGCGATATACTGAGGAACTGGGGCTCTGAATTCTATATTAGAGTAACAAAACCATTCAAAGTAGGAGACTGGATAGAGATAGGAGGACGTGAAGGAAGAGTGCTTAAGATAGACTCTCTAGGAGTAGTTATTGAGAGTATTAGCAGAGAGAGGATCCACATACCTAATACTGTTATAGCTCGAGAGATCGTTGTCAACAGAACAACACCTTATGGAACAATATTTAACTTATACATAGAAGTTCCTTCAGATGTTGATGAAGTATCAGCTCTGCAGTATCTAACCGATATAATGAATCGCGTGAGACCTGAGCTTGCTGACGAGCCTAGGATAAGTTATAAGGGTGTTCATGATGATAAATCAGTCTTCGAGATCTCTATAGTGCTGCTTAATGTGAGAAAGATAGGCGATATATATGCTCGTATAGCTAGAGATGTTGAGGAGAGATGGCCTAGAGCTAGGGTGAGGATGTAA
- the dnaG gene encoding DNA primase DnaG, translating into MKYVIKAKIEIDGVVERPDIIGAIFGQTEGLFGSEFDLRDLQEKGRIGRIYVESKSSGGKTVGEIIIPSNLDKSETALLAAMIESVDRVGPYNARIYVVDLIDLRVEKIKKIIERAKDLMSRWGKEKTLDLKEVLNEINSVVRIASITSYGPEKLPAGPEVATSDTIIVVEGRADVINLLRAGYKNAIALEGAQGKIPESLIKLAQKKTVIAFLDGDRGGDMILKNLIENNLKIDYIARAPSGKEVEELSIREIEKALKNAIPFSEYLKQHEKKKEVKPVEAPAQLSKETAETQIIQMPQPATSETQATTESGGSETTEALEKISRESSLEIPQTESITSGDIETVEKSSSITSEIHIEIPEKIAQEVRELIGTLNSVIYDSSWNSIARVSVRDLYDYLEKGNGDNIYAIALDGIVTRRLIDIAKKRGVKILIGYRVSSQIAGSSEDVHVYAFDEVLKKIPSS; encoded by the coding sequence ATGAAGTATGTGATTAAAGCAAAGATTGAGATTGATGGTGTAGTTGAGAGACCTGATATAATAGGAGCTATATTTGGACAGACAGAAGGGCTTTTCGGTAGTGAATTCGATCTAAGAGATCTTCAAGAGAAAGGAAGGATCGGAAGAATATATGTTGAGTCTAAGAGTAGCGGAGGTAAGACCGTCGGAGAGATCATAATACCTTCTAATCTGGATAAAAGCGAAACAGCACTTTTAGCCGCAATGATTGAAAGCGTGGATCGTGTGGGACCTTATAACGCTAGAATCTACGTAGTTGATCTCATAGATCTCAGGGTGGAGAAGATCAAGAAGATTATTGAGAGAGCTAAAGATCTCATGAGCAGATGGGGGAAAGAGAAGACATTAGATCTTAAAGAGGTTTTAAACGAGATAAATAGTGTTGTAAGAATCGCATCGATAACATCCTACGGACCTGAGAAGCTCCCCGCAGGACCTGAGGTTGCAACAAGCGATACAATAATAGTCGTGGAGGGGAGAGCAGACGTTATAAATCTTCTGAGAGCCGGGTATAAGAATGCTATAGCATTAGAAGGAGCTCAAGGAAAGATCCCTGAAAGCTTGATCAAACTCGCTCAAAAGAAGACTGTAATAGCATTTCTAGATGGAGATAGAGGAGGTGATATGATTCTTAAGAATCTAATCGAGAACAATCTAAAGATAGACTATATAGCAAGAGCACCTTCAGGAAAGGAAGTTGAAGAACTTAGTATAAGAGAAATCGAGAAAGCTCTTAAGAATGCTATACCATTCTCAGAATACTTAAAACAGCATGAGAAGAAGAAAGAAGTCAAACCAGTTGAAGCGCCAGCCCAGCTATCTAAAGAAACGGCTGAAACCCAGATCATTCAGATGCCACAGCCAGCTACTTCAGAGACTCAAGCTACTACCGAGAGTGGGGGGAGTGAGACCACAGAAGCTCTTGAGAAGATCTCTAGAGAATCTTCTCTTGAAATACCTCAGACAGAGAGTATCACATCAGGTGATATTGAAACCGTTGAGAAGTCTTCTTCTATTACTTCTGAGATTCATATTGAAATTCCTGAAAAGATCGCTCAAGAAGTTAGAGAACTTATAGGAACTCTGAATAGTGTTATCTATGATTCTAGCTGGAATTCTATTGCGAGAGTAAGTGTAAGAGATCTCTACGACTATCTAGAGAAGGGTAATGGCGATAATATCTATGCAATAGCTCTTGACGGTATAGTGACTAGAAGACTGATCGATATTGCTAAGAAGAGAGGTGTTAAGATACTTATAGGATATAGAGTGAGTTCTCAGATAGCAGGTTCCTCTGAAGATGTTCATGTATACGCCTTCGACGAAGTTCTTAAGAAGATCCCTTCTTCGTGA
- a CDS encoding glycosyltransferase, translated as MSLSVSLIIPARNEARSIERVLKISRKLREVREIIVVDGGSSDRTPQIAEKLGARVIFQSLYRYPGKGIAMRDGFYYSTGEIVVYVDADIRNISEDFIKSLYQPILDAEADFVKGSFTRKSDRITELVAKPLLRILYPELIRFTHPLSGEIAGLRKSFEVVEWDPGWGVDIGILIDVYKAGLKILEKNLGFKDHKIKTPEMLTEMAYEVAEAIIRRAVRDGKLTAVEAEKLLEKYQNIDLGGVD; from the coding sequence ATGAGTCTTTCAGTATCGCTTATAATACCCGCCAGGAATGAGGCTAGATCTATAGAGAGAGTTCTTAAGATATCTAGAAAGCTGAGAGAGGTCAGAGAGATCATAGTAGTTGATGGAGGTAGCAGTGATAGAACGCCTCAGATAGCTGAGAAGCTCGGTGCCAGAGTTATATTTCAAAGTCTTTACAGGTATCCTGGCAAGGGTATTGCGATGAGAGATGGTTTCTATTATTCGACGGGGGAGATTGTAGTATATGTTGATGCCGATATAAGGAATATATCTGAAGATTTTATAAAAAGCTTGTACCAGCCTATACTAGATGCAGAAGCAGACTTTGTTAAAGGATCTTTCACTAGGAAATCTGATAGAATCACAGAACTCGTTGCAAAACCTCTTCTGAGAATACTCTATCCAGAGCTCATCAGATTCACCCACCCTCTAAGTGGAGAGATTGCAGGACTTAGAAAATCTTTTGAAGTAGTCGAATGGGATCCTGGATGGGGTGTTGATATAGGGATACTTATAGACGTGTATAAAGCTGGTTTAAAGATACTCGAGAAAAACCTAGGATTCAAAGATCATAAGATAAAAACTCCTGAAATGCTTACTGAGATGGCTTACGAAGTTGCAGAAGCTATCATAAGAAGAGCTGTTAGAGATGGGAAGCTCACAGCTGTAGAAGCTGAGAAACTTCTGGAGAAATATCAGAATATAGATCTAGGTGGTGTGGATTGA
- a CDS encoding DNA polymerase II — protein MTQVPHNYKAVDLEVFVLDISYEISGNTPVIIIWGVDRSSRRVLIRDGSFRPYFYIVAEEGFSDEEIISSIKKLSIPRSPIIEVSPEKKKYFGREVRVFKIKTVIPESVREYREKIAQLPFVREVLEADIRFAMRYSIDKDLTPSTWHLFRVVETPRSGVYRVDAEYELVDIIKRNTSNIPPPLRIIALDIEVYNPRGSPRPDTDPVIIIALMNDREEIIQYTADSKNDNGIIARFIDYVLKYDPDIIVGYNSSLFDIPYLMERSKRNKIQLDIGRRRGGEPRQSAYGHISIPGRLHVDLYHFAEEISEIKIKSLDYVAEFFGVMKRSERVNINWYEIFKYWDDPGRREVLLRYSRDDIISTYKIAEKILPYAIQLSALTGLPLDQVGAASVGNRLEWYLMREAYKYGELVPNREERTYEPYRGAIVLEPKPGVHENIAVLDFSSMYPNIMIKYNIGPDTFVSDPLECERIECYETPGTSYLFRREPAGFYKKVLETLLKLRKSIREEMKKYPPDSIEYRILNERQKGVKVLANAAYGYMGWIGARWYFKQGAEAVTAWGRSIISNAIKIAESMGLHIIYGDTDSIFVNYDEKKIEEFIERISRELDLEIKIDKIYTRVFFTEAKKRYIGLTKEGFIDIVGFEAVRGDWTDLAKEVQEEVAEIVLKSGSVDKAVEYVRNVIRDLEERKIPIEKLVIWKTITKKLEEYEADAPHVKAAKILIAKGGRIAIGDKIGYVIIKGSGKVSDRAIPYIYADVRDIDTNYYIDHQIIPASLRVLGYFGVSEKTLRSFRGAKSLFDFTKKGSS, from the coding sequence TTGACACAGGTTCCTCATAATTATAAAGCTGTTGATCTTGAGGTTTTCGTACTTGATATATCCTATGAGATCTCGGGAAACACACCTGTTATAATCATCTGGGGTGTTGATAGGAGTAGTAGAAGAGTTCTTATAAGAGATGGAAGTTTCAGACCTTACTTCTATATAGTTGCTGAAGAAGGTTTCAGCGATGAAGAGATCATAAGTAGTATTAAGAAGCTTAGTATTCCTAGATCCCCTATCATAGAGGTTTCTCCTGAGAAGAAGAAGTATTTCGGTAGAGAGGTGAGAGTTTTCAAGATTAAGACTGTGATTCCTGAGAGTGTTAGAGAGTATAGAGAGAAGATCGCGCAGCTCCCATTTGTTAGAGAAGTTCTAGAAGCTGATATAAGATTTGCTATGAGATACTCTATAGATAAAGATCTCACTCCAAGCACATGGCATTTATTCAGAGTTGTTGAAACACCCAGATCAGGTGTTTATAGAGTTGATGCTGAGTACGAGCTTGTAGATATAATCAAGAGAAATACTAGTAATATTCCTCCTCCTCTCAGAATCATAGCTTTAGATATAGAAGTATATAATCCAAGAGGATCTCCAAGACCTGATACCGATCCTGTGATCATAATAGCTCTCATGAATGATAGAGAAGAGATCATACAGTACACAGCAGATTCCAAGAATGATAATGGTATAATAGCGAGATTCATAGATTACGTGCTTAAGTATGATCCTGATATAATTGTAGGATATAACTCCTCATTATTCGATATACCATATCTCATGGAGAGAAGTAAGAGAAATAAGATCCAGCTGGATATCGGCAGGAGAAGAGGTGGAGAACCTAGACAGAGTGCTTATGGACATATATCAATACCGGGAAGACTTCACGTAGATCTATATCATTTCGCAGAAGAAATCTCAGAGATCAAGATCAAAAGCTTAGATTATGTTGCAGAATTCTTTGGAGTTATGAAGAGAAGTGAGAGAGTTAATATAAACTGGTATGAGATATTCAAATACTGGGATGATCCCGGTAGAAGAGAGGTTCTACTAAGATACTCTAGAGATGATATAATATCAACATACAAGATCGCAGAGAAAATACTTCCATACGCAATCCAGTTATCAGCATTAACAGGACTACCTCTAGACCAGGTTGGAGCAGCCTCCGTAGGAAATAGACTCGAGTGGTATCTAATGAGAGAAGCATATAAATATGGAGAACTCGTGCCGAATAGAGAGGAGAGAACCTACGAACCATATAGAGGAGCTATAGTTCTAGAACCTAAACCAGGTGTTCACGAGAATATCGCAGTACTAGATTTCTCATCAATGTATCCTAATATCATGATCAAGTATAATATAGGTCCTGACACATTTGTTTCAGATCCTCTTGAGTGCGAGAGGATAGAATGCTATGAAACTCCTGGAACATCTTATCTATTTAGAAGAGAGCCTGCAGGTTTCTATAAGAAAGTTCTAGAAACACTTCTGAAGCTTAGGAAGAGCATTAGAGAAGAGATGAAGAAGTATCCTCCAGATAGTATCGAGTATAGAATTCTCAATGAGAGACAGAAAGGTGTTAAAGTTCTAGCAAATGCAGCCTACGGCTATATGGGCTGGATCGGGGCTAGATGGTATTTCAAGCAAGGTGCTGAGGCTGTTACCGCTTGGGGTAGGTCTATTATAAGTAATGCTATTAAAATAGCAGAGAGCATGGGTTTACATATTATATATGGAGATACCGACTCGATCTTTGTTAACTATGATGAAAAGAAGATCGAGGAGTTCATAGAGAGAATCTCAAGAGAACTAGATCTAGAGATTAAAATAGATAAGATTTACACAAGAGTTTTCTTCACAGAGGCTAAGAAAAGATATATCGGGCTTACTAAGGAAGGTTTCATAGATATAGTAGGGTTTGAAGCTGTAAGAGGTGATTGGACTGATCTAGCTAAAGAGGTTCAAGAAGAAGTTGCAGAGATAGTGCTTAAATCCGGTAGTGTGGATAAAGCTGTTGAGTATGTGAGAAATGTTATAAGAGATCTTGAGGAGCGTAAGATCCCTATCGAGAAACTAGTTATATGGAAGACTATAACAAAGAAGCTTGAAGAATACGAGGCAGACGCTCCGCATGTGAAAGCTGCTAAGATCCTCATAGCTAAAGGTGGTAGAATAGCTATCGGAGATAAAATAGGTTATGTGATAATCAAGGGTTCAGGAAAGGTAAGTGACAGAGCCATACCCTATATATATGCAGATGTAAGAGATATTGACACGAACTACTACATAGATCATCAGATAATACCAGCATCTCTAAGAGTTCTAGGATACTTCGGAGTATCTGAGAAAACTCTCAGAAGCTTTAGAGGAGCAAAAAGCTTGTTTGATTTCACGAAGAAGGGATCTTCTTAA
- a CDS encoding prenyltransferase yields the protein MDRVRALIDISRPSTALSSVLTSIACSVSEGNPFNEVNSIVLMLLYLGVFLSHLSVNVFNDYFDYKSGLDILTPKTPFSGGSKVLVEGRLSEREALVFGLALLLISASIGLYLAFLRGFLIILFMLAGAAIIILYTRILTRYSLGELSVYLKGVVVGAGSSYVVFNSITPRSILLASFYGLASMIILYMNSIPDRDLDKLFGRRTLSVITPLNRLADLYRILIVASALNIVLISLFYGFGLLLLILSIPSLSLLIYNSVTLERILSRGFARDLSLLSGVLGVNILSYRSLEFMLLLALMLRIALY from the coding sequence TTGGATAGAGTTCGTGCCTTGATAGATATATCAAGACCTTCTACAGCTCTCTCATCAGTACTAACATCAATTGCATGTAGTGTTTCAGAAGGGAATCCATTTAACGAGGTGAATTCAATAGTTTTAATGCTATTATATCTCGGAGTTTTTCTCTCACATCTCTCTGTCAATGTCTTCAATGATTACTTTGATTACAAGAGCGGTCTAGATATTCTAACTCCCAAAACTCCGTTTAGCGGTGGTAGCAAGGTTCTTGTAGAGGGAAGACTTAGCGAGAGAGAAGCTCTAGTTTTTGGACTTGCTCTTCTCTTGATCTCGGCGTCAATAGGATTGTATCTAGCATTCTTAAGAGGGTTTCTAATAATACTCTTCATGCTAGCTGGAGCTGCTATTATAATTCTATATACGAGGATTCTCACAAGATACTCTCTAGGAGAGCTTTCAGTATATCTAAAAGGAGTTGTAGTAGGTGCTGGAAGTAGTTATGTTGTGTTTAACAGTATAACTCCAAGATCTATTCTTCTAGCAAGCTTCTACGGACTAGCTTCTATGATTATACTTTACATGAATAGCATACCGGATAGAGATTTAGATAAACTCTTTGGGAGGAGAACTCTATCTGTTATAACACCTCTGAACAGACTTGCAGATCTCTATAGAATTCTTATAGTTGCGTCAGCTCTTAACATCGTGCTCATATCCTTATTTTACGGATTTGGATTGCTCCTGCTCATCCTTTCAATACCTTCACTTTCTCTCCTCATATACAATAGTGTGACTCTAGAGAGAATCCTCTCGAGAGGGTTTGCAAGAGATTTAAGCCTTCTCTCAGGAGTGTTAGGTGTTAATATTCTCTCATATAGATCTCTAGAATTCATGCTCTTGCTAGCTCTAATGCTTAGGATAGCTCTCTACTGA
- a CDS encoding cytosine permease, with protein MKRYRENGFVRLDPERGQVELLKNFEDEKLLWNKDIHPTPIEKRSWGALTYFWIWVSMVFIIPSWTLASIGIMYGLNPIESVIIVFLGNLIVLVPMLIQSHGGARYGIAEPQLTRTRWGVYGANFPSILRAIIGAGWWGIETYIITEAAVGIYAIYSGNINALRELVSKYPSEYPFMFSKFFPEIFWGTFAFVITIQILVFYLSPIIKAQPLLKWLARIGGPIVMAGFIYTTLYFLSETGWSIRILDIGTGGRDWLAIAAFLNGNIAFWATMAITMPDYTRFAKSQWAQAIGQMPMPLMMAGVAFMSVLTTSASLTLYGEPIWDPIILVSLYMQQPQSIIILAIFALATFLVNVFANAVGPAYDIANIYPGKISWFKGSLIVVMISILLGAWTYYGNAYSYLTNWLLTYGGLLGSVEGIIIFDYVVIRRFKLDLPDIYMSNGIYRYWKGVNPAAVITFIVISLLIYLPEPWNPWHEILFNNSWIFSFIASGILYTPLMILWIIPKYQSRLKGSILKGYSSEEVDLLFKVH; from the coding sequence GTGAAAAGGTATAGAGAGAACGGGTTCGTACGACTAGATCCTGAAAGAGGTCAGGTGGAACTTCTAAAGAACTTCGAAGACGAGAAACTTCTTTGGAATAAAGACATACATCCTACACCTATTGAGAAGAGAAGCTGGGGAGCCCTGACATATTTCTGGATATGGGTTTCAATGGTGTTTATAATACCCAGCTGGACTTTAGCGAGTATCGGTATCATGTATGGTCTGAACCCTATTGAATCAGTCATAATAGTATTCCTAGGAAATCTTATAGTTCTAGTGCCAATGCTCATACAATCTCATGGAGGAGCTAGATATGGAATTGCAGAACCTCAGCTTACTAGAACTAGATGGGGTGTGTATGGAGCTAACTTTCCTTCGATCTTGAGAGCGATTATTGGAGCCGGCTGGTGGGGTATTGAGACCTATATAATAACAGAAGCTGCTGTAGGGATCTATGCTATATACTCTGGGAATATAAATGCTTTGAGAGAATTAGTATCCAAGTACCCGAGCGAGTATCCTTTTATGTTTAGCAAGTTCTTCCCAGAAATATTCTGGGGTACGTTTGCTTTCGTGATAACTATTCAGATCCTAGTATTCTACCTCTCACCAATTATAAAGGCTCAGCCTCTACTAAAATGGCTTGCAAGAATCGGCGGACCTATTGTCATGGCGGGCTTCATATACACTACATTATACTTCCTATCTGAGACTGGTTGGAGTATTAGAATTCTAGATATCGGAACAGGTGGTAGAGACTGGCTTGCTATAGCAGCTTTTCTGAATGGCAACATAGCTTTCTGGGCTACAATGGCTATAACAATGCCTGACTACACTAGATTTGCTAAAAGCCAGTGGGCTCAGGCTATAGGTCAAATGCCCATGCCTCTGATGATGGCTGGAGTAGCATTCATGTCTGTTCTAACTACTTCTGCTTCTCTCACATTATATGGAGAGCCTATATGGGATCCCATAATACTCGTATCACTATACATGCAGCAGCCTCAGAGCATTATAATTCTAGCTATATTCGCTCTAGCAACATTCCTAGTTAATGTATTTGCAAATGCTGTAGGACCGGCATATGATATTGCCAATATATACCCTGGAAAGATAAGCTGGTTCAAAGGATCTCTTATAGTAGTGATGATCTCAATACTTCTAGGAGCTTGGACATATTATGGAAATGCATACAGTTATCTGACTAACTGGCTTCTAACTTATGGAGGTCTTCTGGGGAGTGTTGAAGGTATCATAATATTCGACTATGTCGTGATAAGAAGATTCAAGCTAGATCTGCCTGATATATACATGAGTAATGGAATTTACAGATACTGGAAGGGTGTTAACCCTGCGGCGGTAATAACATTTATAGTGATATCACTATTGATATACTTACCAGAACCCTGGAATCCTTGGCATGAGATCTTATTCAACAACTCATGGATCTTCTCGTTCATAGCATCAGGAATCCTATACACTCCTCTAATGATTCTATGGATCATACCAAAATACCAGAGTAGATTGAAAGGATCCATATTAAAAGGATATTCATCAGAAGAAGTAGATCTATTGTTCAAAGTTCATTGA